A region of Vigna radiata var. radiata cultivar VC1973A chromosome 10, Vradiata_ver6, whole genome shotgun sequence DNA encodes the following proteins:
- the LOC106775659 gene encoding protein FANTASTIC FOUR 3, with protein sequence MTNSIGFSFYPPFLFSLVFPAMIKLFKRNTSTDTCHHHHHYHHHPLLGLGLATTDVHRPPNVLESAMLKPNSDAPRPKKTQIGSLDNDVVCVVSGLASCTENLGCESSDQIHSNCEDEGVIEGEEISRRRTVKTEGRGKVRTFPPPLSSLNRNGKPNFYLRPVRKDGRLELTEVRIERAEILHAWRENGRLTLRLVSDLEEEEEEIEEEEIEEEEEKGIEEENVGEWRLLGVGGSSEGLRRCHEMVNHHHHHHVHGSMRMCGISIV encoded by the coding sequence ATGACAAACTCAATCGGTTTCTCTTTCTATCcgccttttcttttctccctcgTCTTCCCTGCCATGATCAAATTGTTCAAGAGAAACACCTCCACTGACACGTGTCATCATCACCACCACTATCACCACCATCCACTTTTGGGCCTTGGACTCGCCACCACAGACGTCCACAGACCTCCCAACGTTCTGGAGTCCGCCATGTTGAAGCCCAACAGCGACGCTCCTCGGCCCAAGAAGACACAGATTGGATCCCTTGATAACGACGTGGTTTGCGTGGTCAGCGGCTTGGCCTCATGCACGGAGAATCTAGGCTGCGAGAGCTCCGACCAAATCCACAGTAATTGCGAGGATGAGGGTGTGATCGAAGGGGAGGAGATTTCTCGGAGGAGAACGGTAAAGACGGAGGGGAGAGGGAAGGTGAGGACATTTCCACCGCCGCTGTCGTCGCTCAATCGGAACGGTAAACCGAATTTTTATCTCCGGCCCGTGAGGAAAGACGGGAGGTTGGAGTTGACTGAAGTGAGAATAGAGCGGGCGGAGATTCTGCATGCGTGGCGAGAGAACGGACGTTTGACATTGCGTCTGGTGTCAGATcttgaagaggaagaggaagagatagaagaagaagagatagaagaagaagaagagaaaggaatAGAGGAAGAGAATGTCGGAGAGTGGAGGCTCCTTGGCGTGGGAGGGAGTAGTGAAGGGTTAAGGAGGTGTCACGAGATGGTGAaccatcatcaccatcaccatgTTCATGGCAGCATGCGCATGTGTGGAATCAGCATTGTGTGA
- the LOC106775656 gene encoding sugar transporter ERD6-like 5 isoform X5 — translation MDDSSKSSEPRECSSPLLSTEILQAYHHGNDGVACEEKRQKETWSVPAILILTTLVAVSGSYVFGSAIGYSSPAQNGIMNDLNLGVAEYSVFGSILTIGAMIGAIISGRIADYAGRRAAMGFSEVFCILGWLAIAFSKVGWWLYVGRFLVGCGMGLLSYVVPVYVAEVTPKNLRGGFTTVHQLMICCGVSLTYLIGSFLNWRILALIGTIPCLVQLLGLFFIPESPRWLAKFGHWERSESVLQRLRGKNADVSQEATEIRDFTEALQTETEATIFGLFQLQYLKSLTVGVGLMILQQFGGVNGIAFYASSIFISAEILIYLRIFGKYWNDSNGCSSDPNDSSGSAFDG, via the exons ATGGACGACAGTTCTAAGAGTTCTGAACCGAGAGAATGTTCAAGTCCATTGCTTTCCACAGAAATATTGCAAGCTTATCATCATGGTAACGATGGGGTTGCGTGTGAGGAAAAGAGGCAGAAAGAAACTTGGTCGGTACCAGCTATTCTTATACTTACCACCCTTGTTGCGGTTTCTGGTTCTTATGTTTTTGGGTCTGCT ATTGGATATTCGTCTCCTGCTCAAAATGGAATCATGAATGATCTCAATCTCGGCGTGGCTGAG TATTCGGTTTTTGGATCAATACTGACGATTGGAGCAATGATTGGGGCCATCATAAGTGGTAGAATAGCAGACTACGCAGGTCGAAGAGCT GCTATGGGTTTCTCCGAAGTATTCTGCATCTTGGGATGGCTTGCCATAGCATTCTCAAAG GTTGGTTGGTGGCTATACGTGGGAAGATTTTTGGTAGGATGTGGAATGGGCCTTCTATCTTATGTG GTACCAGTTTATGTGGCAGAAGTAACACCCAAGAATCTCCGAGGGGGATTCACCACAGTTCATCAG TTAATGATTTGTTGTGGGGTATCATTAACTTATCTTATTGGATCGTTCTTAAATTGGAGGATTTTGGCTCTAATAG GAACTATTCCGTGTCTCGTACAACTTTTGGGTCTATTCTTCATTCCCGAATCTCCTAGGTGGTTG GCAAAATTTGGTCACTGGGAAAGGAGTGAATCTGTTCTACAGCGTCTTAGAGGAAAGAATGCTGATGTTTCTCAAGAGGCCACTGAAATTAGA GATTTTACCGAAGCCCTTCAGACCGAAACAGAAGCTACCATTTTTGGCTTATTTCAGTTGCAGTATTTGAAGTCACTTACT GTAGGAGTTGGTCTGATGATACTGCAACAGTTTGGAGGGGTTAACGGCATTGCTTTTTATGCAAGTTCTATATTCATCTCTGCTG AAATTCTTATCTATCTCAGGATTTTCGGGAAGTATTGGAATGATAGCAATGGTTGCAGTTCAG ATCCCAATGACAGCTCTGGGAGTGCTTTTGATGGATAA
- the LOC106775656 gene encoding sugar transporter ERD6-like 5 isoform X1 — protein MDDSSKSSEPRECSSPLLSTEILQAYHHGNDGVACEEKRQKETWSVPAILILTTLVAVSGSYVFGSAIGYSSPAQNGIMNDLNLGVAEYSVFGSILTIGAMIGAIISGRIADYAGRRAAMGFSEVFCILGWLAIAFSKVGWWLYVGRFLVGCGMGLLSYVVPVYVAEVTPKNLRGGFTTVHQLMICCGVSLTYLIGSFLNWRILALIGTIPCLVQLLGLFFIPESPRWLAKFGHWERSESVLQRLRGKNADVSQEATEIRDFTEALQTETEATIFGLFQLQYLKSLTVGVGLMILQQFGGVNGIAFYASSIFISAGFSGSIGMIAMVAVQIPMTALGVLLMDKSGRRPLLLVSASGTSLGCFLAALSFFLQDLHKWKEVSPILALVGVLVYTGSFSLGMGGIPWVIMSEIFPINVKGSAGSVVTLVSWLCSWIVSYAFNFLMSWSSAGTFFIFSAICGFTVLFVAKLVPETKGRTLEEIQESLKR, from the exons ATGGACGACAGTTCTAAGAGTTCTGAACCGAGAGAATGTTCAAGTCCATTGCTTTCCACAGAAATATTGCAAGCTTATCATCATGGTAACGATGGGGTTGCGTGTGAGGAAAAGAGGCAGAAAGAAACTTGGTCGGTACCAGCTATTCTTATACTTACCACCCTTGTTGCGGTTTCTGGTTCTTATGTTTTTGGGTCTGCT ATTGGATATTCGTCTCCTGCTCAAAATGGAATCATGAATGATCTCAATCTCGGCGTGGCTGAG TATTCGGTTTTTGGATCAATACTGACGATTGGAGCAATGATTGGGGCCATCATAAGTGGTAGAATAGCAGACTACGCAGGTCGAAGAGCT GCTATGGGTTTCTCCGAAGTATTCTGCATCTTGGGATGGCTTGCCATAGCATTCTCAAAG GTTGGTTGGTGGCTATACGTGGGAAGATTTTTGGTAGGATGTGGAATGGGCCTTCTATCTTATGTG GTACCAGTTTATGTGGCAGAAGTAACACCCAAGAATCTCCGAGGGGGATTCACCACAGTTCATCAG TTAATGATTTGTTGTGGGGTATCATTAACTTATCTTATTGGATCGTTCTTAAATTGGAGGATTTTGGCTCTAATAG GAACTATTCCGTGTCTCGTACAACTTTTGGGTCTATTCTTCATTCCCGAATCTCCTAGGTGGTTG GCAAAATTTGGTCACTGGGAAAGGAGTGAATCTGTTCTACAGCGTCTTAGAGGAAAGAATGCTGATGTTTCTCAAGAGGCCACTGAAATTAGA GATTTTACCGAAGCCCTTCAGACCGAAACAGAAGCTACCATTTTTGGCTTATTTCAGTTGCAGTATTTGAAGTCACTTACT GTAGGAGTTGGTCTGATGATACTGCAACAGTTTGGAGGGGTTAACGGCATTGCTTTTTATGCAAGTTCTATATTCATCTCTGCTG GATTTTCGGGAAGTATTGGAATGATAGCAATGGTTGCAGTTCAG ATCCCAATGACAGCTCTGGGAGTGCTTTTGATGGATAAATCTGGTAGACGACCACTTCTGCTG GTTTCTGCTTCGGGAACATCCTTAGGATGCTTCCTTGCAGCCCTATCATTCTTCTTGCAG GACCTACATAAATGGAAGGAAGTCAGTCCCATTCTGGCACTTGTCGGTGTACTG GTATATACAGGATCATTCTCTCTTGGCATGGGGGGAATCCCATGGGTGATAATGTCTGAG ATATTTCCCATTAATGTGAAGGGCTCTGCAGGAAGTGTTGTGACATTGGTTAGCTGGTTGTGTTCTTGGATTGTGTCATATGCTTTTAACTTTCTCATGAGCTGGAGTTCTGCAG GaactttcttcatcttctctgcCATATGTGGCTTCACCGTTCTGTTCGTGGCAAAACTAGTGCCGGAGACGAAGGGGCGTACGCTAGAAGAAATTCAAGAATCCCTCAAGAGATGA
- the LOC106775656 gene encoding sugar transporter ERD6-like 5 isoform X3, translating into MDDSSKSSEPRECSSPLLSTEILQAYHHGNDGVACEEKRQKETWSVPAILILTTLVAVSGSYVFGSAIGYSSPAQNGIMNDLNLGVAEYSVFGSILTIGAMIGAIISGRIADYAGRRAAMGFSEVFCILGWLAIAFSKVGWWLYVGRFLVGCGMGLLSYVVPVYVAEVTPKNLRGGFTTVHQLMICCGVSLTYLIGSFLNWRILALIGTIPCLVQLLGLFFIPESPRWLAKFGHWERSESVLQRLRGKNADVSQEATEIRDFTEALQTETEATIFGLFQLQYLKSLTVGVGLMILQQFGGVNGIAFYASSIFISAGFSGSIGMIAMVAVQIPMTALGVLLMDKSALCRFLLREHP; encoded by the exons ATGGACGACAGTTCTAAGAGTTCTGAACCGAGAGAATGTTCAAGTCCATTGCTTTCCACAGAAATATTGCAAGCTTATCATCATGGTAACGATGGGGTTGCGTGTGAGGAAAAGAGGCAGAAAGAAACTTGGTCGGTACCAGCTATTCTTATACTTACCACCCTTGTTGCGGTTTCTGGTTCTTATGTTTTTGGGTCTGCT ATTGGATATTCGTCTCCTGCTCAAAATGGAATCATGAATGATCTCAATCTCGGCGTGGCTGAG TATTCGGTTTTTGGATCAATACTGACGATTGGAGCAATGATTGGGGCCATCATAAGTGGTAGAATAGCAGACTACGCAGGTCGAAGAGCT GCTATGGGTTTCTCCGAAGTATTCTGCATCTTGGGATGGCTTGCCATAGCATTCTCAAAG GTTGGTTGGTGGCTATACGTGGGAAGATTTTTGGTAGGATGTGGAATGGGCCTTCTATCTTATGTG GTACCAGTTTATGTGGCAGAAGTAACACCCAAGAATCTCCGAGGGGGATTCACCACAGTTCATCAG TTAATGATTTGTTGTGGGGTATCATTAACTTATCTTATTGGATCGTTCTTAAATTGGAGGATTTTGGCTCTAATAG GAACTATTCCGTGTCTCGTACAACTTTTGGGTCTATTCTTCATTCCCGAATCTCCTAGGTGGTTG GCAAAATTTGGTCACTGGGAAAGGAGTGAATCTGTTCTACAGCGTCTTAGAGGAAAGAATGCTGATGTTTCTCAAGAGGCCACTGAAATTAGA GATTTTACCGAAGCCCTTCAGACCGAAACAGAAGCTACCATTTTTGGCTTATTTCAGTTGCAGTATTTGAAGTCACTTACT GTAGGAGTTGGTCTGATGATACTGCAACAGTTTGGAGGGGTTAACGGCATTGCTTTTTATGCAAGTTCTATATTCATCTCTGCTG GATTTTCGGGAAGTATTGGAATGATAGCAATGGTTGCAGTTCAG ATCCCAATGACAGCTCTGGGAGTGCTTTTGATGGATAAATCTG CTTTATGCAGGTTTCTGCTTCGGGAACATCCTTAG
- the LOC106775656 gene encoding sugar transporter ERD6-like 5 isoform X2, with translation MDDSSKSSEPRECSSPLLSTEILQAYHHGNDGVACEEKRQKETWSVPAILILTTLVAVSGSYVFGSAIGYSSPAQNGIMNDLNLGVAEYSVFGSILTIGAMIGAIISGRIADYAGRRAAMGFSEVFCILGWLAIAFSKVGWWLYVGRFLVGCGMGLLSYVVPVYVAEVTPKNLRGGFTTVHQLMICCGVSLTYLIGSFLNWRILALIGTIPCLVQLLGLFFIPESPRWLAKFGHWERSESVLQRLRGKNADVSQEATEIRDFTEALQTETEATIFGLFQLQYLKSLTVGVGLMILQQFGGVNGIAFYASSIFISAGFSGSIGMIAMVAVQIPMTALGVLLMDKSGRRPLLLLYAGFCFGNILRMLPCSPIILLAGPT, from the exons ATGGACGACAGTTCTAAGAGTTCTGAACCGAGAGAATGTTCAAGTCCATTGCTTTCCACAGAAATATTGCAAGCTTATCATCATGGTAACGATGGGGTTGCGTGTGAGGAAAAGAGGCAGAAAGAAACTTGGTCGGTACCAGCTATTCTTATACTTACCACCCTTGTTGCGGTTTCTGGTTCTTATGTTTTTGGGTCTGCT ATTGGATATTCGTCTCCTGCTCAAAATGGAATCATGAATGATCTCAATCTCGGCGTGGCTGAG TATTCGGTTTTTGGATCAATACTGACGATTGGAGCAATGATTGGGGCCATCATAAGTGGTAGAATAGCAGACTACGCAGGTCGAAGAGCT GCTATGGGTTTCTCCGAAGTATTCTGCATCTTGGGATGGCTTGCCATAGCATTCTCAAAG GTTGGTTGGTGGCTATACGTGGGAAGATTTTTGGTAGGATGTGGAATGGGCCTTCTATCTTATGTG GTACCAGTTTATGTGGCAGAAGTAACACCCAAGAATCTCCGAGGGGGATTCACCACAGTTCATCAG TTAATGATTTGTTGTGGGGTATCATTAACTTATCTTATTGGATCGTTCTTAAATTGGAGGATTTTGGCTCTAATAG GAACTATTCCGTGTCTCGTACAACTTTTGGGTCTATTCTTCATTCCCGAATCTCCTAGGTGGTTG GCAAAATTTGGTCACTGGGAAAGGAGTGAATCTGTTCTACAGCGTCTTAGAGGAAAGAATGCTGATGTTTCTCAAGAGGCCACTGAAATTAGA GATTTTACCGAAGCCCTTCAGACCGAAACAGAAGCTACCATTTTTGGCTTATTTCAGTTGCAGTATTTGAAGTCACTTACT GTAGGAGTTGGTCTGATGATACTGCAACAGTTTGGAGGGGTTAACGGCATTGCTTTTTATGCAAGTTCTATATTCATCTCTGCTG GATTTTCGGGAAGTATTGGAATGATAGCAATGGTTGCAGTTCAG ATCCCAATGACAGCTCTGGGAGTGCTTTTGATGGATAAATCTGGTAGACGACCACTTCTGCTG CTTTATGCAGGTTTCTGCTTCGGGAACATCCTTAGGATGCTTCCTTGCAGCCCTATCATTCTTCTTGCAG GACCTACATAA
- the LOC106775656 gene encoding sugar transporter ERD6-like 5 isoform X6, with protein sequence MDDSSKSSEPRECSSPLLSTEILQAYHHGNDGVACEEKRQKETWSVPAILILTTLVAVSGSYVFGSAIGYSSPAQNGIMNDLNLGVAEYSVFGSILTIGAMIGAIISGRIADYAGRRAAMGFSEVFCILGWLAIAFSKVGWWLYVGRFLVGCGMGLLSYVVPVYVAEVTPKNLRGGFTTVHQLMICCGVSLTYLIGSFLNWRILALIGTIPCLVQLLGLFFIPESPRWLAKFGHWERSESVLQRLRGKNADVSQEATEIRDFTEALQTETEATIFGLFQLQYLKSLTELV encoded by the exons ATGGACGACAGTTCTAAGAGTTCTGAACCGAGAGAATGTTCAAGTCCATTGCTTTCCACAGAAATATTGCAAGCTTATCATCATGGTAACGATGGGGTTGCGTGTGAGGAAAAGAGGCAGAAAGAAACTTGGTCGGTACCAGCTATTCTTATACTTACCACCCTTGTTGCGGTTTCTGGTTCTTATGTTTTTGGGTCTGCT ATTGGATATTCGTCTCCTGCTCAAAATGGAATCATGAATGATCTCAATCTCGGCGTGGCTGAG TATTCGGTTTTTGGATCAATACTGACGATTGGAGCAATGATTGGGGCCATCATAAGTGGTAGAATAGCAGACTACGCAGGTCGAAGAGCT GCTATGGGTTTCTCCGAAGTATTCTGCATCTTGGGATGGCTTGCCATAGCATTCTCAAAG GTTGGTTGGTGGCTATACGTGGGAAGATTTTTGGTAGGATGTGGAATGGGCCTTCTATCTTATGTG GTACCAGTTTATGTGGCAGAAGTAACACCCAAGAATCTCCGAGGGGGATTCACCACAGTTCATCAG TTAATGATTTGTTGTGGGGTATCATTAACTTATCTTATTGGATCGTTCTTAAATTGGAGGATTTTGGCTCTAATAG GAACTATTCCGTGTCTCGTACAACTTTTGGGTCTATTCTTCATTCCCGAATCTCCTAGGTGGTTG GCAAAATTTGGTCACTGGGAAAGGAGTGAATCTGTTCTACAGCGTCTTAGAGGAAAGAATGCTGATGTTTCTCAAGAGGCCACTGAAATTAGA GATTTTACCGAAGCCCTTCAGACCGAAACAGAAGCTACCATTTTTGGCTTATTTCAGTTGCAGTATTTGAAGTCACTTACT GAGTTGGTCTGA
- the LOC106775656 gene encoding sugar transporter ERD6-like 5 isoform X4: MDDSSKSSEPRECSSPLLSTEILQAYHHGNDGVACEEKRQKETWSVPAILILTTLVAVSGSYVFGSAIGYSSPAQNGIMNDLNLGVAEYSVFGSILTIGAMIGAIISGRIADYAGRRAAMGFSEVFCILGWLAIAFSKVGWWLYVGRFLVGCGMGLLSYVVPVYVAEVTPKNLRGGFTTVHQLMICCGVSLTYLIGSFLNWRILALIGTIPCLVQLLGLFFIPESPRWLAKFGHWERSESVLQRLRGKNADVSQEATEIRDFTEALQTETEATIFGLFQLQYLKSLTVGVGLMILQQFGGVNGIAFYASSIFISAEILIYLRIFGKYWNDSNGCSSGSSFSSYSRFAHLLNVV; this comes from the exons ATGGACGACAGTTCTAAGAGTTCTGAACCGAGAGAATGTTCAAGTCCATTGCTTTCCACAGAAATATTGCAAGCTTATCATCATGGTAACGATGGGGTTGCGTGTGAGGAAAAGAGGCAGAAAGAAACTTGGTCGGTACCAGCTATTCTTATACTTACCACCCTTGTTGCGGTTTCTGGTTCTTATGTTTTTGGGTCTGCT ATTGGATATTCGTCTCCTGCTCAAAATGGAATCATGAATGATCTCAATCTCGGCGTGGCTGAG TATTCGGTTTTTGGATCAATACTGACGATTGGAGCAATGATTGGGGCCATCATAAGTGGTAGAATAGCAGACTACGCAGGTCGAAGAGCT GCTATGGGTTTCTCCGAAGTATTCTGCATCTTGGGATGGCTTGCCATAGCATTCTCAAAG GTTGGTTGGTGGCTATACGTGGGAAGATTTTTGGTAGGATGTGGAATGGGCCTTCTATCTTATGTG GTACCAGTTTATGTGGCAGAAGTAACACCCAAGAATCTCCGAGGGGGATTCACCACAGTTCATCAG TTAATGATTTGTTGTGGGGTATCATTAACTTATCTTATTGGATCGTTCTTAAATTGGAGGATTTTGGCTCTAATAG GAACTATTCCGTGTCTCGTACAACTTTTGGGTCTATTCTTCATTCCCGAATCTCCTAGGTGGTTG GCAAAATTTGGTCACTGGGAAAGGAGTGAATCTGTTCTACAGCGTCTTAGAGGAAAGAATGCTGATGTTTCTCAAGAGGCCACTGAAATTAGA GATTTTACCGAAGCCCTTCAGACCGAAACAGAAGCTACCATTTTTGGCTTATTTCAGTTGCAGTATTTGAAGTCACTTACT GTAGGAGTTGGTCTGATGATACTGCAACAGTTTGGAGGGGTTAACGGCATTGCTTTTTATGCAAGTTCTATATTCATCTCTGCTG AAATTCTTATCTATCTCAGGATTTTCGGGAAGTATTGGAATGATAGCAATGGTTGCAGTTCAGGTTCTTCATTCTCTTCATACAGTCGATTCGCTCACCTTCTTAATGTTGTATAA